Genomic DNA from Clavibacter michiganensis:
CCGCGTTCGCGGTGCTCTACCTGCTCGGGGGCCGCGTGCGGATGGTACGCGAGGCCCGACGGACGGCCGTCGGCGCCGTGTGGATCGTCGCGCTCACCGTCGCGTGGATCGCGCTCCTCGTGCTGGTGCCGGACGCGGCCTACCTCGTCTTCCCGCTCTTCTTCCTCTACCTGCACGCCCTGCCGCGCGCCGCCGGGCCGATCGCGGTGGTCGTCGCGACGCTGGTCGCCGTCGTGGCGCTCGGGCTGCACGGCGGCTTCACCATCGGCGGCGTGATCGGCCCGCTCGTCGGCGCGGGGGTCGCGCTGCTGATCGGCCTCGGCTACCGGGCGCTCGCGCGGGAGTCGGCGGAGCGGGAGGCGCTCGTCGCGGAGCTCATCGCCACGCGCGACCTCCTCGCCGCGACCGAGCGGGAGCAGGGGGTGCTGACGGAGCGCGCCCGGCTCGCGCGGGAGATCCACGACACCGTCGCGCAGGGCCTCAGCAGCATCCAGATGCTGCTGCACGCGGCCGAGGCGGCCGACGGCGACCGGCCGGGCCTGGACCACATCCGCCTGGCCCGGGCGACCGCGGCCGACGGGCTCGCCGACACGCGCCGCTTCATCCGGGAGCTCGCCCCGCCCTCGCTCGACGCGGGGCTCGGCGCGGCGCTCGGTCGGCTGAGCGCGCAGTGGCGCCGGGAGGGGCTCCGGATCGACGTCGCCGTCCCGCCGCTCGAGCAGCCGCTGCCGATGGACGTGCAGACGGCCCTGCTGCGGATCGCGCAGGGCGCCGTGGCGAACGTCGCGCAGCACGCCGACGCGAGCGTCGTGGAGATCGGCCTCGCGGTCACGGCCGCGCACGCGACGCTCACCGTGCGCGACGACGGCGCGGGCTTCGACCCGGCCCGGGCGGCCGCGGACGCGGGCGCCTCCGACTCCTTCGGCCTCCGCGCCATGGCGCAGCGCGTGGAGCAGCTCGGCGGCACCCTCGACGTCGACAGCGCGCCCGGCCGGGGGACCACCATCACCGCGATCCTGGGGGTCGAGCCGTCGTGATCCGCATCGTCATCGCCGACGACCACCCCGTGGTCCGCGCCGGGCTGCACGCCGTCCTCGACGCGGCGGCCGACATCGACGTCATCGGGGAGGCGGCCACGCCCGAAGAGGCCGTCGCGCTGGCGGCGTCGGAGGATCCCGACCTCGTGCTCATGGACCTCCAGTTCGGCCAGGAGCGCACGGGCGCGGACGCGACCCGGCAGATCCGCCAGGCGGAGGCGGCGCCCTACGTGCTGATCCTCACCAACTACGACAGCGACGGCGACATCCTCAGCGCGGTCGAGGCGGGCGCCAGCGGCTACCTCCTCAAGGACGCGCCGCCCGCGGAGCTGCTCGCGGCGGTGCGCGCGGCCGCCGCCGGCGAGAGCGCGCTGGCGCCCGCCGTCGCGAGCCGCCTCCTCGCCCGGATGCGGGCGCCGCGGGTGAGCCTGTCGTCGCGCGAGATCGAGGTGCTGCGGCTCGTCGCCGACGGCGCGTCGAACACCGACGTGGCCGCGCGCCTGCACATCACCGACGCGACCGTGAAGTCGCACCTCGTCCACGTCTTCTCGAAGCTCGGCGTGAGCTCGCGCACGGGCGCGGTCGCGGCGGCCCGGGAGCTGGGGGTGCTGCGCTGAGGCGCGCGCCCGCCCGGCGACCATCCGAGAACGACGAAGGGCCCCGGTCTCCCGGGGCCCTTCGCGCGGATCGGGCTGCGCGCGAGGCGCGGTGCCGGATCCGTCTGGCGGTGGCGGTGGGATTTGAACCCACGGTGGAGTCTCCCCCACACACGCTTTCGAGGCGTGCTCCTTAGGCCGCTCGGACACGCCACCGGGATCGAGTGTAGTACAGGGCGGCACCGCGGCCGCACGGGGCGGGCGGCGGCGGATCAGCGCGCGGGCGCCAGCGCGCGCACGGGGACGGGCGCCTGGACGCGCACCGGGGCGGGCGCGATGCGGGCCGCGCGCGGGAGCGTCACCGGCGTCGACGCGTCGACCACGCGGATCCCCCGCACCTCGACCACGGCCGGCACGGGCACGGCGATGAGGTCGCCGGCCGCGAGGTCGGCGGGCAGGCGCACGGCCTGGCCGCCGACCTCCGCGGGGCGCGCCGCGGCGGTGGACGCGCGGCCGATGAGCCGTGCCTCGGCCCACGCGCAGGCGAGGCCGGCGACGTCCGCGTCGACGAGGAGGGCGCGCGGGGCGTCGGCGGTCGCGGGGGCGACGGCGAGGATCCGCAGCACGACCGCCGAGGCGCGCGCTGTGCGCGACGCGCGGGCGCCGCTGCCCCGCTCGACGGCGGCCGCCGTGGTCGTGCAGGGCGTTCCGCGCTCCGCGGCGAGCGCGACGAGGGACACGTCGCCGACCCGGAGGTCCGTGGTGGTGGCGACGGTGCCGGCGGGCCATTCGGCGGCGGCGAGCGGATCCGGGATGCTGCGGCGGAGCGACGGGAGGATCGCGGTGAGGGTCATGGCTGCAGGTCTACCGCCGCGGACGGCCGTCGCAGCCGGCCCTGACGGAAGCCGTGCGCCTGCACGCCCGACCCTCACGGGATCCGCACGGCCGTGGACGCCGCGGGCGCTCCGGGCGCGCAGCGGGCATGCTCGAGGGATCCCGTCCGCTCGTCCCGAAGGAGACCCGTGCCCGAGAACCGCGACCCCGCCTTCCCCTGGCTCCTCTTCGACATCGGCGGGGTGCTCATCACCCAGCCGGACGACATCGGCGCGCTGACCCGCGCGCTGGATCCCGCGGGCGTCACGGGCGAGGACGCCCAGGCACGCGTCCGCGCGGCCTTCGACGCGCACCGCGAGGCGTACGACCGCGGCGGCAGCGCCCGGGAGTTCTGGGACGCCGTGGCCCGCGACGCGGGCGCCCCCGTCCCCACCGACGACGCTCTCGCGGAGCTCGTCGCGATCGAGCAGCGCCGCTGGGGAGCGCCGGACGACCAGACGCTCGCCGCCCTCGATCGCGCCGTCGCGGCGGGGTACCCGCTCGCGATCCTCTCCAACGCGCCGCACGAGCTGGCTGACGTGCTGGAGGATCCCGCGGGCTGGGGCGCCCGCTTCGAGGTGGTGCTGGTGAGCGCGCGGATCGGCATGGCCAAGCCCGACGCCGACGTCTGGCAGCACGCCGTCGAGCGCCTCGGCAGCCCGGCCGAGCGGATCGTGTTCGTCGACGACAAGCCCGCGAACGTCGACGCGGCGCGCGAGGCCGGCATCCACGCCCACGTCTGGGAGGGCCTCGCCACGCTCGACCGGATCCTCGACGGCACGCTCTCCTGACGGCCGG
This window encodes:
- a CDS encoding sensor histidine kinase; protein product: MAHRTLSPVFVGLRTGLHVLVAALVALVVVRVLVADGPRTVIALALTAAFAVLYLLGGRVRMVREARRTAVGAVWIVALTVAWIALLVLVPDAAYLVFPLFFLYLHALPRAAGPIAVVVATLVAVVALGLHGGFTIGGVIGPLVGAGVALLIGLGYRALARESAEREALVAELIATRDLLAATEREQGVLTERARLAREIHDTVAQGLSSIQMLLHAAEAADGDRPGLDHIRLARATAADGLADTRRFIRELAPPSLDAGLGAALGRLSAQWRREGLRIDVAVPPLEQPLPMDVQTALLRIAQGAVANVAQHADASVVEIGLAVTAAHATLTVRDDGAGFDPARAAADAGASDSFGLRAMAQRVEQLGGTLDVDSAPGRGTTITAILGVEPS
- a CDS encoding response regulator translates to MIRIVIADDHPVVRAGLHAVLDAAADIDVIGEAATPEEAVALAASEDPDLVLMDLQFGQERTGADATRQIRQAEAAPYVLILTNYDSDGDILSAVEAGASGYLLKDAPPAELLAAVRAAAAGESALAPAVASRLLARMRAPRVSLSSREIEVLRLVADGASNTDVAARLHITDATVKSHLVHVFSKLGVSSRTGAVAAARELGVLR
- a CDS encoding HAD family hydrolase — its product is MPENRDPAFPWLLFDIGGVLITQPDDIGALTRALDPAGVTGEDAQARVRAAFDAHREAYDRGGSAREFWDAVARDAGAPVPTDDALAELVAIEQRRWGAPDDQTLAALDRAVAAGYPLAILSNAPHELADVLEDPAGWGARFEVVLVSARIGMAKPDADVWQHAVERLGSPAERIVFVDDKPANVDAAREAGIHAHVWEGLATLDRILDGTLS